Proteins encoded in a region of the Solanum dulcamara chromosome 9, daSolDulc1.2, whole genome shotgun sequence genome:
- the LOC129903502 gene encoding MDIS1-interacting receptor like kinase 2-like translates to MSENEFSGHLTEQLCQGGKLENFTVSSNKLTGLTPSSLSKCSSFKWIRFNNNNFTGDLFEAFGIYPELQFIDLSDNNFHGEFNSNWGKCKKLFNLRVARNNISGSIPPEIGNVKGLLGLDLSSNHLIGQIPKEFGKLTSLVKLSVQNNNISGNILSSLGH, encoded by the coding sequence ATGAGTGAGAATGAGTTTTCAGGTCATTTGACAGAGCAGCTTTGCCAAGGTGGAAAACTTGAGAACTTCACCGTGTCTAGTAACAAACTGACAGGGCTAACACCCAGCAGCTTGAGCAAATGTTCGAGTTTCAAATGGATTCGCTTTAATAACAACAATTTCACTGGGGATTTATTTGAAGCTTTTGGCATCTATCCAGAGCTTCAGTTCATTGATTTGAGCGATAATAATTTTCACGGTGAATTCAACAGCAACTGGGGAAAATGCAAAAAATTGTTTAATTTGCGCGTAGCCAGAAATAACATTAGTGGTAGCATACCACCTGAGATTGGAAATGTCAAAGGGCTTCTTGGACTTGATCTTTCATCGAATCATTTGATTGGACAGATTCCAAAGGAATTTGGAAAATTAACCTCTCTGGTTAAGCTTTCTGTGCAAAACAACAATATTTCTGGCAATATACTAAGTAGCTTGGGTCACTGA